Proteins found in one Paraburkholderia caballeronis genomic segment:
- the ligA gene encoding NAD-dependent DNA ligase LigA yields the protein MARTSAKHPDETSASQRAAWLRAELERANHAYYVLDQPDLPDAEYDRLFQELQHLETEHPELLTPDSPTQRVGGEAAAGFEQVVHDVPMLSLNNGFADEDIVAFDKRVADALGKVEADVEYACELKFDGLAISLRYVDGAFVQASTRGDGTTGEDVTANVRTIRSLPLRLKGTRIPKVLDVRGEVLMFRRDFERMNQRQRDAGQKEFANPRNAAAGSLRQLDPKITAQRPLSFFAYGIGVLEGAPMPDTHSGLLDWYVELGLPVNGERAVVHGAQGLLDFFRGVGAKRDSLPYDIDGVVYKVNRRDEQDALGFVSRAPRFALAHKFPAQEALTTLLAIDVQVGRTGAITPVARLTPVFVGGATVTNATLHNEDEVRRKDIRIGDTVIVRRAGDVIPEIVGAILERRPPDASEFVMPTHCPVCGSRIERLPDEAIARCTGGLFCPAQRKQALWHFAQRRALDIDGLGEKIIDQLVEQNLVRTPADLFNLGFSTLAALDRFADKSAQNLLDSLEHAKSTTLARFIYALGIRHVGESTAKDLAKHFGSLDPIMDAPVEELLEVNDVGPVVAESIRQFFAEEHNRTVIEQLRAPGRVTWPEGPPAPKAPVGVLAGKTVVLTGTLPTLARDDAKAMLEAAGAKVAGSVSKKTDYVVAGADAGSKLAKAEELGVPVLDEEGMRKLIEEGPTT from the coding sequence ATGGCCCGAACGTCCGCAAAACATCCCGATGAAACGTCTGCGTCGCAACGCGCAGCGTGGCTGCGCGCCGAACTCGAACGCGCGAACCATGCGTACTACGTGCTCGACCAGCCGGATCTGCCCGATGCGGAATACGACCGGCTGTTCCAGGAGCTTCAGCATCTCGAAACGGAGCATCCGGAACTGCTGACGCCGGACTCGCCGACGCAGCGCGTCGGCGGCGAGGCCGCGGCCGGCTTCGAGCAGGTCGTGCACGACGTGCCGATGCTGTCGCTGAACAACGGTTTCGCGGACGAGGACATTGTCGCGTTCGACAAGCGCGTCGCGGACGCGCTCGGCAAGGTCGAGGCCGACGTCGAATACGCGTGCGAACTGAAGTTCGACGGCCTCGCGATCTCGCTGCGCTATGTCGACGGCGCGTTCGTGCAGGCGTCGACGCGCGGCGACGGCACGACCGGCGAGGACGTCACCGCGAACGTGCGGACCATCCGCTCGCTGCCGCTGCGGCTGAAGGGCACGCGGATTCCGAAGGTGCTCGACGTACGCGGCGAGGTGCTGATGTTCCGCCGCGACTTCGAGCGCATGAACCAGCGGCAGCGCGACGCCGGGCAGAAGGAGTTCGCGAATCCGCGCAACGCGGCGGCGGGCAGCCTGCGTCAGCTCGACCCGAAGATCACCGCGCAGCGTCCGCTGTCGTTTTTCGCGTACGGGATCGGCGTGCTCGAAGGCGCGCCGATGCCGGACACGCATAGCGGGCTGCTCGACTGGTACGTCGAACTCGGCCTGCCGGTGAACGGCGAGCGCGCGGTCGTCCACGGCGCGCAGGGTCTGCTGGATTTTTTCCGCGGCGTCGGCGCGAAGCGCGACAGCCTGCCGTACGACATCGACGGCGTCGTGTACAAGGTGAACCGCCGCGACGAACAGGACGCGCTCGGCTTCGTGTCGCGTGCGCCGCGCTTCGCGCTCGCGCACAAGTTCCCCGCGCAGGAGGCGCTGACCACGCTGCTCGCGATCGACGTGCAGGTCGGCCGCACCGGCGCGATCACGCCGGTCGCGCGGCTCACGCCGGTGTTCGTCGGCGGCGCCACCGTCACGAACGCGACGCTGCACAACGAGGACGAGGTGCGGCGCAAGGACATCCGGATCGGCGACACGGTGATCGTGCGGCGCGCGGGCGACGTGATTCCGGAAATCGTCGGCGCGATACTCGAACGCCGGCCGCCGGATGCGAGCGAGTTCGTGATGCCGACGCATTGCCCGGTCTGCGGCTCGCGGATCGAGCGGCTGCCGGACGAGGCGATCGCGCGCTGCACCGGCGGACTGTTTTGCCCCGCGCAGCGCAAGCAGGCGCTGTGGCATTTCGCGCAACGCCGCGCGCTCGACATCGACGGCCTCGGCGAAAAGATCATCGATCAACTGGTCGAGCAGAACCTCGTGCGCACGCCGGCCGACCTGTTCAACCTCGGCTTTTCGACGCTCGCGGCGCTCGACCGTTTCGCGGACAAGTCCGCGCAGAACCTGCTCGACTCGCTCGAACACGCGAAGTCGACGACGCTCGCGCGTTTCATCTACGCGCTCGGCATCCGCCACGTCGGCGAATCGACCGCGAAGGATCTCGCGAAGCATTTCGGCTCGCTCGATCCGATCATGGACGCGCCCGTCGAGGAATTGCTGGAAGTGAACGACGTCGGGCCGGTGGTCGCGGAGTCGATTCGCCAGTTCTTCGCGGAAGAGCACAATCGGACCGTGATCGAGCAGTTGCGCGCGCCGGGCCGCGTCACGTGGCCCGAGGGGCCGCCCGCGCCGAAGGCGCCGGTGGGCGTGCTGGCCGGCAAGACGGTCGTGCTGACCGGCACGCTGCCGACGCTCGCGCGCGACGACGCGAAGGCGATGCTGGAGGCGGCCGGCGCGAAAGTGGCCGGCTCGGTGTCGAAGAAGACCGATTACGTGGTGGCGGGCGCCGACGCGGGCAGCAAGCTTGCGAAAGCCGAGGAACTCGGCGTGCCCGTGCTCGACGAAGAAGGCATGCGCAAGCTCATTGAAGAGGGGCCCACGACATGA
- the def gene encoding peptide deformylase produces MIREILKMGDPRLLRIAKPVDHFDTPELHALVTDMFDTMHAANGAGLAAPQIGVDLQVVIFGFEQNERYPDAPAVPQTVLLNPTIHPVSQDMEEGWEGCLSVPGMRGVVSRFSMIRYEGFDQYGNPIQRVAEGFHARVVQHECDHLIGKLYPMRITDFSKFGFTEVLFPDLDPNSDD; encoded by the coding sequence ATGATCCGTGAAATTCTGAAGATGGGCGATCCGCGGTTGCTCCGGATCGCAAAGCCGGTCGATCACTTCGACACGCCCGAACTGCACGCGCTCGTGACCGACATGTTCGACACGATGCATGCGGCGAACGGCGCGGGCCTCGCCGCGCCGCAGATCGGCGTCGATCTGCAGGTGGTGATCTTCGGTTTCGAGCAGAACGAGCGTTATCCGGACGCGCCGGCGGTGCCGCAGACGGTGCTGCTGAACCCGACGATCCATCCGGTTTCGCAGGACATGGAGGAGGGTTGGGAGGGCTGCCTGTCGGTGCCGGGGATGCGCGGCGTCGTGAGCCGCTTCTCGATGATCCGCTACGAGGGTTTCGACCAGTACGGCAATCCGATCCAGCGCGTCGCGGAGGGTTTCCACGCGCGGGTGGTCCAGCACGAGTGCGACCATCTGATCGGCAAGCTGTATCCGATGCGGATCACCGACTTCTCGAAGTTCGGTTTCACCGAAGTGCTGTTTCCGGACCTCGATCCGAATAGCGACGATTGA
- a CDS encoding pseudouridine synthase, whose protein sequence is MARPVKAGDRADAAPRGHAPRDDNAAPAQRPRRTPADREPQGRTDRKPPRADSPSPAADHAVRAVHSDESGSLRLSKRMSELGLCSRREADEWIEKGWVYVDGECIDTLGAKVTPDQKIEIDPAALAAQARQVTILLHKPVGYVSGQAEDGYPPAVTLVTGDNHWDGDRSGLRFSAQHLRTLAPAGRLDIDSTGLLVLTQDGRVAKQLIGEQSDIDKEYLVRVAYGDIETEIDQHFPPESLAKLRHGLSLDDVPLKPAMVSWQNGEQLRFVLREGKKRQIRRMCELVGLKVVGLKRVRMGRVLLGALPQGQWRYLGADEAF, encoded by the coding sequence GTGGCACGCCCGGTGAAGGCCGGCGACCGCGCCGACGCCGCGCCGCGCGGCCACGCGCCCCGCGACGACAACGCAGCGCCCGCGCAGCGCCCGCGCCGCACGCCGGCCGATCGCGAGCCGCAAGGCCGGACCGACCGCAAGCCGCCGCGCGCAGACAGCCCGTCGCCGGCCGCGGACCACGCCGTCCGCGCCGTCCACTCCGACGAAAGCGGCTCGCTGCGCCTGTCGAAGCGGATGTCCGAACTCGGCCTGTGCTCGCGCCGCGAGGCGGACGAATGGATCGAAAAGGGCTGGGTCTATGTGGACGGCGAGTGCATCGACACGCTCGGCGCGAAGGTCACGCCGGACCAGAAGATCGAGATCGATCCGGCCGCGCTCGCCGCGCAGGCGCGTCAGGTGACGATCCTGCTGCACAAGCCGGTCGGTTATGTGTCGGGCCAGGCCGAGGACGGTTATCCGCCCGCCGTGACGCTCGTCACCGGCGACAACCACTGGGACGGCGACCGCTCGGGCCTGCGCTTCTCCGCGCAGCACCTGCGCACGCTCGCGCCGGCGGGCCGCCTCGACATCGACTCCACCGGCCTCCTCGTGCTCACGCAGGACGGACGCGTCGCGAAACAGTTGATCGGCGAGCAGTCGGACATCGACAAGGAATACCTCGTGCGGGTCGCGTACGGCGACATCGAGACCGAAATCGACCAGCATTTCCCGCCCGAAAGCCTCGCGAAACTGCGTCACGGCCTGTCGCTCGACGACGTGCCGCTGAAGCCCGCGATGGTCAGCTGGCAGAACGGCGAGCAGTTGCGTTTCGTGCTGCGCGAAGGGAAGAAACGGCAGATCCGCCGGATGTGCGAGCTGGTCGGGCTGAAGGTGGTCGGCCTGAAGCGCGTCCGGATGGGCCGCGTGCTGCTCGGCGCACTGCCGCAGGGCCAGTGGCGTTATCTGGGCGCCGACGAAGCGTTCTGA
- a CDS encoding [protein-PII] uridylyltransferase — MSVPAVALSDTSSLKSDYKAAKARLIERFKTAPNVDTLMHALAQVTDDTLRRAWDTCDLPASLTLAAVGGFGRGELAPYSDVDILVLLPDDEPLAPLESRIERFIGLAWDLGLEIGSSVRSVSQCLEEAANDVTVRTSLLEARRITGSAALFDDFAQRYRDAMDPRAFFQAKVLEMRQRHARFQDTPYALEPNVKESPGGLRDLQLILWITEAALLGSSWRELDQRGLITGREARELRRNEAFLKTLRARLHVIAGRRQDILVFDLQTAVAESFGYKASAARRASEQLMRRYYWAAKAVTQLATILIQNIEAQLFPSTSGITRVLSDRFVEKQGMIEITRDDVFEREPHAILEAFLLYEKVPGVKGLSARTMRALYNARDTMDQHWRRDPENRRLFMEILKQPAGITHVMRLMNQTSVLGRYLLNFRRIVGQMQHDLYHVYTVDQHILMVLRNIRRFAVAEHAHEYPFCSQLLANFERPWVLYVAALFHDIAKGRGGDHSTLGMADARQFCRQHDITGDDAELIVWLVQHHLTMSQVAQKQDTSDPEVIKRFAELVGSERWLTALYLLTVADIRGTSPKVWNNWKGKLLEDLYRSTLAVLGGAQPDTHSELKSRQEEALALLRLETVPDDAHRALWDQLDVGYFLRHDAADIAWQTRVLYRHVHADKPVVRARPSPIGEALQVLVYAKDRPDLFATMCGYFDRNALSVLDARVSTTRHGYALDNFLVAQTEGDVQYRDIANLVEQELAERLDATGAPLPEPAKGRLSRLSRTFPVTPRVDLRADERGQYYILSVSANDRPGLLYSIARVLAEHRIGVHAARINTLGERVEDVFLLDGSGLSDNRLQIQLETELLRAIAV; from the coding sequence ATGAGCGTCCCCGCAGTCGCCCTCTCCGATACGTCGTCGCTGAAGTCCGATTACAAGGCCGCGAAGGCCCGGCTGATCGAGCGGTTCAAGACGGCCCCGAACGTCGACACGCTGATGCACGCGCTCGCGCAGGTCACCGACGACACGCTGCGCCGCGCGTGGGACACCTGCGACCTGCCCGCGTCGCTTACGCTCGCGGCGGTCGGCGGGTTCGGGCGCGGCGAGCTGGCGCCGTACTCGGACGTCGACATCCTCGTGCTGCTGCCCGACGACGAGCCGCTCGCGCCGCTCGAATCGCGGATCGAGCGTTTCATCGGCCTCGCGTGGGACCTCGGGCTCGAAATCGGCAGCAGCGTGCGCAGCGTGTCGCAGTGTCTCGAAGAGGCGGCGAACGACGTGACCGTGCGCACGTCGCTGCTCGAAGCGCGCCGGATCACCGGCAGCGCGGCCCTGTTCGACGACTTCGCGCAGCGTTACCGCGACGCGATGGACCCGCGCGCGTTCTTCCAGGCGAAGGTGCTCGAAATGCGCCAGCGCCACGCGCGCTTCCAGGACACGCCGTACGCGCTCGAACCGAACGTGAAGGAAAGCCCCGGCGGCCTGCGCGACCTGCAACTGATCCTGTGGATCACCGAAGCCGCCCTGCTCGGCAGCAGCTGGCGCGAGCTGGACCAGCGCGGGCTGATCACCGGCCGCGAGGCGCGCGAACTGCGCCGCAACGAAGCGTTCCTGAAGACGCTGCGCGCGCGGCTGCATGTGATCGCCGGCCGCCGCCAGGACATCCTCGTGTTCGACCTGCAAACGGCGGTCGCCGAGAGCTTCGGCTACAAGGCGAGCGCCGCGCGGCGCGCGAGCGAGCAACTGATGCGCCGCTACTACTGGGCCGCGAAGGCGGTCACGCAGCTCGCGACGATCCTGATCCAGAACATCGAGGCGCAGTTGTTCCCGAGCACGAGCGGCATCACCCGCGTGCTGTCGGACCGCTTCGTCGAAAAACAGGGGATGATCGAAATCACGCGCGACGACGTGTTCGAGCGGGAGCCGCACGCGATCCTCGAAGCATTCCTGCTGTACGAGAAGGTGCCCGGCGTGAAGGGCCTGTCCGCGCGGACGATGCGCGCGCTCTACAACGCGCGCGACACGATGGACCAGCACTGGCGGCGCGACCCGGAAAACCGCCGGCTCTTCATGGAGATCCTGAAGCAGCCGGCCGGCATCACGCACGTGATGCGGCTGATGAACCAGACCAGCGTGCTCGGCCGCTACCTGCTGAACTTCCGGCGCATCGTCGGGCAGATGCAGCACGACCTGTATCACGTCTACACGGTCGACCAGCACATCCTGATGGTGCTGCGCAACATCCGCCGCTTCGCGGTCGCGGAGCACGCGCACGAATATCCGTTCTGCAGCCAGTTGCTCGCGAACTTCGAGCGGCCGTGGGTGCTGTACGTCGCCGCGCTGTTCCACGACATCGCGAAGGGCCGCGGCGGCGACCATTCGACGCTCGGCATGGCCGACGCACGGCAGTTCTGCCGCCAGCACGACATCACCGGCGACGACGCCGAACTGATCGTGTGGCTCGTCCAGCATCACCTGACGATGAGCCAGGTCGCGCAGAAGCAGGACACGAGCGACCCCGAGGTGATCAAGCGCTTCGCGGAACTGGTCGGCTCCGAACGCTGGCTGACCGCGCTGTATCTGCTGACCGTCGCCGACATCCGCGGCACGAGCCCGAAGGTGTGGAACAACTGGAAGGGCAAGCTGCTGGAGGACCTGTACCGCTCGACGCTCGCGGTGCTCGGCGGCGCACAGCCGGACACGCACTCGGAACTGAAATCCCGCCAGGAAGAGGCGCTCGCGCTGCTGCGGCTCGAAACGGTTCCGGACGACGCGCACCGCGCGCTGTGGGATCAGCTGGACGTCGGCTACTTCCTGCGCCACGACGCCGCCGACATCGCGTGGCAGACGCGCGTGCTGTACCGGCACGTGCACGCGGACAAGCCGGTCGTGCGCGCGCGGCCGTCGCCGATCGGCGAAGCATTGCAGGTGCTCGTGTACGCAAAGGACCGCCCCGACCTGTTCGCGACGATGTGCGGTTATTTCGACCGCAACGCGCTGTCGGTGCTCGACGCGCGCGTGAGCACGACGCGCCACGGCTACGCGCTCGACAACTTCCTCGTCGCGCAGACCGAGGGCGACGTGCAATACCGCGACATCGCGAACCTCGTCGAGCAGGAACTCGCGGAGCGCCTCGACGCGACCGGCGCGCCGCTGCCGGAGCCCGCGAAGGGCCGCCTGTCGCGGCTGTCGCGCACCTTCCCGGTGACGCCGCGCGTCGATCTGCGGGCCGACGAGCGCGGCCAATACTACATCCTGTCCGTGTCCGCGAACGACCGGCCGGGCCTTCTTTATTCGATCGCGCGCGTGCTGGCCGAACATCGGATCGGCGTCCACGCGGCGCGGATCAACACGCTCGGCGAACGCGTCGAGGACGTGTTCCTGCTCGACGGTTCGGGCCTGTCCGACAACCGGCTGCAAATCCAGCTCGAAACCGAGCTGCTGCGCGCGATCGCCGTCTGA
- the map gene encoding type I methionyl aminopeptidase, with translation MAITIKNDHDIAQMRVACRLASEVLDYITPFVVAGVTTGELDRLCHEYMLNVQGTVPAPLNYQPPGYPPYPKATCISVNDVICHGIPGPKALKNGDALNIDITVIKEGYFGDTSRMFIVGEGSILAKRLVQTTYECMWLGIDQVRPGAHLGDIGHAIQRYAESQGYSVVREYCGHGIGTVFHEDPQVLHYGRPGTGIELQPGMIFTVEPMINAGRRDIRTMPDQWTVKTRDRSLSAQWEHTVLVTETGYDVLTVSAGTPAKPAIVTQAAGAAV, from the coding sequence ATGGCCATCACCATCAAGAACGACCACGACATCGCGCAGATGCGCGTCGCCTGCCGCCTCGCGAGCGAGGTGCTCGACTACATCACGCCGTTCGTCGTCGCCGGCGTCACGACGGGCGAACTCGACCGCCTGTGCCATGAATACATGCTGAACGTGCAGGGCACGGTGCCCGCGCCGCTGAACTATCAGCCGCCCGGTTATCCGCCGTACCCGAAGGCGACCTGCATTTCCGTCAACGACGTGATCTGCCACGGCATCCCCGGCCCGAAGGCGCTGAAGAACGGCGACGCGCTGAACATCGACATCACGGTGATCAAGGAAGGCTACTTCGGCGACACGAGCCGGATGTTCATCGTCGGCGAAGGCTCGATCCTCGCGAAGCGGCTCGTGCAGACCACCTACGAATGCATGTGGCTCGGCATCGACCAGGTGCGGCCGGGCGCGCACCTCGGCGACATCGGCCACGCGATCCAGCGTTACGCGGAATCGCAGGGCTACAGCGTCGTGCGCGAATACTGCGGCCACGGGATCGGCACGGTATTCCACGAGGATCCCCAGGTGCTGCACTACGGGCGCCCCGGCACCGGCATCGAGCTGCAGCCGGGCATGATCTTCACCGTCGAGCCGATGATCAACGCGGGCCGCCGCGACATCCGCACGATGCCGGACCAGTGGACCGTGAAGACCCGCGACCGCAGCCTGTCCGCGCAGTGGGAGCATACGGTGCTCGTCACGGAAACCGGCTACGACGTGCTGACGGTGTCGGCCGGCACGCCGGCGAAACCGGCGATCGTCACGCAGGCCGCGGGCGCGGCTGTCTGA
- the rpsB gene encoding 30S ribosomal protein S2 — MAVTMRQMLEAGVHFGHQTRFWNPKMAPFIFGHRNKIHIINLEKTLPMYNDALKYVRQLAANRGTILFVGTKRQSRDTIEAEAQRAGMPFVNARWLGGMLTNFKTLKVSIKRLKDMETAVEAGELEKMSKKEALLFEREIAKLQKSIGGVKDMGGIPDAIFVVDVGYHKIAVTEANKLGIPVIAVVDTNHSPEGIDYVIPGNDDASKAVALYAQGVADAILEGRANAVNDVVQAVRQNEGDDEFVEVNPEA, encoded by the coding sequence ATGGCAGTCACCATGCGTCAAATGCTGGAAGCCGGCGTCCACTTCGGACACCAGACGCGCTTCTGGAACCCGAAGATGGCCCCGTTCATTTTCGGTCATCGCAACAAGATTCACATCATCAACCTCGAAAAGACGCTGCCGATGTACAACGACGCACTGAAGTACGTGCGTCAACTGGCGGCGAATCGCGGCACGATCCTGTTCGTCGGCACGAAGCGTCAATCGCGCGACACGATCGAGGCGGAAGCGCAGCGCGCGGGCATGCCGTTCGTCAACGCACGCTGGCTCGGCGGCATGCTGACCAACTTCAAGACGCTGAAGGTGTCGATCAAGCGCCTGAAGGACATGGAGACGGCGGTCGAGGCGGGCGAGCTCGAAAAGATGAGCAAGAAGGAAGCGCTGCTGTTCGAACGCGAGATCGCGAAGCTGCAGAAGTCGATCGGCGGCGTGAAGGACATGGGCGGCATTCCGGACGCGATCTTCGTCGTCGACGTCGGCTATCACAAGATCGCCGTTACCGAAGCGAACAAGCTGGGCATTCCGGTCATCGCGGTGGTCGACACGAACCACTCGCCGGAAGGCATCGACTACGTGATCCCGGGTAACGACGACGCGAGCAAGGCCGTCGCGCTGTACGCGCAAGGCGTTGCCGACGCGATCCTCGAAGGCCGTGCGAACGCGGTCAACGACGTCGTTCAGGCGGTTCGCCAGAACGAAGGCGACGACGAGTTCGTCGAGGTCAACCCGGAGGCGTAA